Within Pelotomaculum schinkii, the genomic segment ATGCAGCAAGAGAGTAGACAGGGTTATTGAACTCTTTAATAATGAAAACCTGCCCATACCATCCGGTTTTACCGATAACGACGTGAATCTGAACGCTCCCCGGCTTTTTACGGATCCTTATTACCTCTATTATATGGTTAACGCGAATAAAATCGCGATCGGGATAAACGGGTTGTCTTTTGTAACCTCCGGGCGCGCTGATATTCGTGATTTCTATGATCATTGTATCAATTCAAGCATCCACCTATATAACAATACGGTTAACCTCCTATTATCAAAAGGCATATATATCAGGCCGCCTATCGTAACCACTTCAAAAGAAGTCGATTATGTAAAGAAACAAAATTTCTTAGGCGGGTTCCTGGGTGAGCGAAGGAGTCTTCTAGCCCAGGAAATATCGGCGCTTTTTTATGGCATTATCACCAATAACATCGGCAAAAGGTTATTAATGGGATTCAGACAGACGGCCAGATCCGGCCAGGTACGAAAATTTATGGACCGGGGAGTAAACCTGTCAAGCAGATTAATAGATACTTTCAGCTCATCTCTAACCCGTGAAGATGTGCCCGATCCAGTGCAGTGGGATTTCATGGTTACGGATTCAACAACCCCGGTTTTTTCAGATAAGTTTATGATGTATCATACCACGCTGATTATTTCCGCCGGTATATTAAACTACGCCGCGTCAATGGCAACAAGCCCGCGGCATGACTTAGCGGGCCATTACACAAAAGCTCTGGCTGAAGTGGCCAATTATCTTGAAGACGGTATCAATATCCTTATTGACAACGGCTGGTACGAAGAGCCGCCCAGAACTGTAGATCGCAGGGAACTGGTAAACGAGCCAAAACATTAAAAATAAAAGGGCTTTATTTAGATAAGGATTATCGGGTTCAATTTACTCTACGTATGTGATTTGTATACCCTTCTCTTTGGAAAGGGTACTGGCCAGGCTGGCCATATTTATTAAATTATCAACAGCAGTAGTAAGATAAGAGTCTGATGTACCGACCCTATGTCCTCTTGCTATACCGGCAACAATGGTTATCGGTACTCCACGCTCTTTTGTTGATACTTCTATTTTGTTAATTATCTTAATGGCCCATTCTCTAGAGCATTCAATATCTTCCGTGGTAACCGCCATAAATTCATCACCCGCATAACGCCCGGGAAAGTAAACACCATTTTCCGTACTTTCCGAAAGTAATCTTCCTATAATCTTCAGGCAGGTGTCTCCCCTGACGTGACCGTACTTTTTATTGATATCTCCGAAATTATTGATATCGAAGAAGATAATTGTTGCTTCCTTCCCATATTTAATAATATTTTCCACAAGGTACCTTAAATAAATTGTTTTTTTAAGGCCGGTTAACGTATCTTCATGCTTACTTGCCTCAGTCAGAAGGGTTTTTTTAGTGACAATCCCTACTAGTTTGCCGTTCTCTATTACAGGCAACCTTTCAACCTTTTTTTCTTCTATTAGATTAATTGCATCCCAAAGTGAAGTGTTTGGACAAATACATACCGGGTTTTTGGACATAGCGTCTGCCACAATACGGTTCATATGAGAACGCCGGGTATCTCTTGAGGTAATAATTCCACACAGTTTACCGTCCTCCAAAACCGGAAGTCCGCCAACACAGTTTTTTTCCATTAATAAGACGGCTTGTGCGACACTGTCCAGAATATCAACCGTAATGACAGGGGTCCTCATATAATTAGAAATGCCGGACATCAGAGTTCCACCTCTAGATTAATTGCAAGTACAATGTCAACATGCGCTTTTAATAAAGTCGTTTCAGATGCGACCTTATTTGCTTCACCTAAAATAATATCCAGTAATCTTTCATTACTGATCATTCTTGATAGTGACTTGCGGACAACTACCGCTTCCAGAGGCCCTTCTTCAATAATATTTATTTCGTACTGACCAGGACACATTAAATCTACCGTTCTCTTTACAGCTTCCGGGCCTATGGGAGCCCTCCTCCCGATCAGCAACACATCCTGAATTGGTGGAATCTCAAACTCGCTTATCTTCATTGAAAATAGTGCTTTTCTTCCGGGATCAACAGTTTCAGTATGCAAGTTGCAAACACCCCCTTTCTCTTATTTTTAAACAAAGTATTTAATTCCTTCATCAACTTATTAAGCTCGTTTAGCAAAGGACATACCCCTTCCTGAGCTGTTCTAGAAAAGGGCGTAAAAAAAAAGAAATTACCAGACCATTTCTTGCAACCAGACAATCACCTCAGCCAAAAATGATAGAGACTCATAGCTTTGCGTCCCACCCTTTCGGAGCGGACTGTCCTTTAAAAACAGTTGGTATATTATTCCGAAAATATTTAGTAAATTATACAACTATGTATATACTTTTATCAACAGTCCTGAATCTAAATTGTCTTCGGGTCTGTCGCTTAGCGCAGATAAACGCAATCCTCATTAAAAACGTCATGGAACTTTGTGGGAAGCCTCCGTAGGTCTTGCGGCCATTAATGCTTATTAAAACTTATGCGATTTATCAATAATCAGCCGGTACCCACAGGAAGGGGATTATCCCCCTTCCCCGGCCCGAATCTCTTTCGTGAAGTCTATTAATTTAATTGCGCTATTTTATCAAGCAAATCTTTAGCCTCTTTATCTTCACTCAGGTCATAGACCAATCCCAGGCAATACCTTGCCATATCGAACTGCTTATCTTCAAAAGCCTTTTTGCCCAGCGCTGCCGCAATTCCCAGCACGGGCTCGCTGGCGCCGACTTGGATGAAGTGCTCCTGTATGGTTTTAAGCACCGCCTCTTGATCAGGGGACTCTATTTTTTTGCCGGTTTTTTGAGAAATATAGAACAGTTCGGAGGCCACCGCATCGTTTTTTTCAAAATCACTGCTCAAATGGTACATGTTGATGGCATCAGCATAGTTTTCTTTTTCAATAAAATAGAAGCCCATATTTCGGTAACACCTGGCTATCTCTTTTTTGGTGGTGGCAAAGGATAGCGCCTGCCTGGTCAAATTAAGATATTCATCAAGATCACCGGTCAGCTTATGGGCTTCTGCCAGCTGAAAATATGCATATAAATTTACCGGGTTGCACCTGACCGCCTGGTTCAGCGCCTGTATGGCAGCCTTCATATTATGTTCCTGCATATAAAGGAATCCGCGGATGATATACATATCACTGAAATCATAGGGCGCCGGTTTAAAGTTTTTCGTTGGCTTGAAAAAATGCTGATAAAGATATGCTTGAAACATGTTTTTAAAGCTAAAATAATCATTCTCTTGATCTGCCTCAAGAAAATCCTCACAGAACCGGATCAAAGAGTCCATCATGACTGTGGCTTTTTTATATTGTTTTGTTGAAACCAGGTATCTAACCTCATCATACAATACGTCTATGCGTTTACCATCTTTGTAGAAATCTGATGCGACCGGTACCTTCTGCTCTTCAGGCAAAGTATCGTACAGGAGCCTTCCTATGGCGCGCAAAATATCCTTTGACAGCTCATGAGACTTGTAGATATCAGCCTGTTCCCTTAAATATGGTACATCTTTTTCACTGTTTCCGGTCAACCCGCTGGTGATCCTGGCAAGTATCTTTTCGTATTCCATGACTGACCTCCAAAGTTAAGTTGTCGACAATTCACTTCCCTGTTGCCTTTCTTATTTTTAT encodes:
- a CDS encoding CBS domain-containing protein — protein: MSGISNYMRTPVITVDILDSVAQAVLLMEKNCVGGLPVLEDGKLCGIITSRDTRRSHMNRIVADAMSKNPVCICPNTSLWDAINLIEEKKVERLPVIENGKLVGIVTKKTLLTEASKHEDTLTGLKKTIYLRYLVENIIKYGKEATIIFFDINNFGDINKKYGHVRGDTCLKIIGRLLSESTENGVYFPGRYAGDEFMAVTTEDIECSREWAIKIINKIEVSTKERGVPITIVAGIARGHRVGTSDSYLTTAVDNLINMASLASTLSKEKGIQITYVE
- a CDS encoding DUF3231 family protein, translated to MMRGTYYDPGKMESRAIDIVDNVPLNATELAALWNTYMHYTMFVWIFKHFSQTTEDNEVRMIMEDAVNICSKRVDRVIELFNNENLPIPSGFTDNDVNLNAPRLFTDPYYLYYMVNANKIAIGINGLSFVTSGRADIRDFYDHCINSSIHLYNNTVNLLLSKGIYIRPPIVTTSKEVDYVKKQNFLGGFLGERRSLLAQEISALFYGIITNNIGKRLLMGFRQTARSGQVRKFMDRGVNLSSRLIDTFSSSLTREDVPDPVQWDFMVTDSTTPVFSDKFMMYHTTLIISAGILNYAASMATSPRHDLAGHYTKALAEVANYLEDGINILIDNGWYEEPPRTVDRRELVNEPKH